The DNA window TCCATACGACATGCTGAAACTCACCGATGAGAAGGTTCCACTTAAAGGGTTCTGTATACTCTGTGACCAGTGCATACCTGCCTGTCCAAAGGGCGCACTGTCACTCAAATAAACCCACTTCTTTTTTTGTTTTCAGGATGATCCTTAACTTCACACACCACGTGTTATTATCCAGAATAATATTTTTATGAAAAATATTTTTTCATATTTAAAATTTTTCTTTTTTTTCTTTTGAAAACATTTATATTATCCTTCTTTCTTATTCAATAGAGTCATAGATGTCCAGAAAATGAAGCATAAGCGGTTATATCTGGATTAATACAGATTAATACCGATATGTGCAGTATGGCTTGTTCTATAATGAGCTATGCTCTGGAGGTTGGAGGATGAACTTCGGTATAACCTGAAGGCCCATTTCGAGACATCGAATCTGGGATGAACACATTTAAAACCATGAAACCCTGTCAAGTCACTTAAACCCTGATCCCATAACCCCCTCACATTCAATAATAAATTAATAAATTTTATTAATAAACAAATAAAAACCAAGAGGTGTGAATACCATGCCAATGTATGAAGACAGAATAGATCTCTATGGGGCAGATGGTAAGCTCCTTGAGGAGGATGTTCCTCTTGAAGCAGTAAGCCCCCTTAAAAACCCGACAATAGCAAACCTGGTAAGCGACGTGAAGAGGTCAGTTGCAGTGAACCTCGCTGGAATCGAGGGAAGCCTCAAGAAGGCAGCTCTTGGAGGAAAGTCCAACTTCATCCCTGGAAGGGAAGTTGAACTTCCAATCGTTGAAAACGCAGAGGCAATCGCTGAAAAGGTCAAAAAACTCGTCCAGACCTCAGAGGACGACGACACAAACATACGCCTCATAAACAACGGTCAGCAGATCCTGGTGCAGGTCCCAACAACAAGGATGGGTGTAGCCGCAGACTACACTGTCTCAGCACTTGTCACAGGGGCGGCCGTTGTACAGGCAATCATCGACGAATTCGATGTGGACATGTTCGATGCAAACGCGGTTAAAACAGCTGTAATGGGAAGGTACCCACAGACAGTGGACTTCACAGGAGCCAACCTCTCAACACTCCTCGGACCACCAGTGCTCCTTGAGGGACTTGGATACGGTCTCAGGAACATAATGGCAAACCACGTCGTTGCCATCACAAGAAAGAACACACTCAACGCATCAGCACTATCATCCATACTCGAACAGACAGCAATGTTCGAAACAGGTGACGCTGTCGGAGCATTCGAAAGGATGCACCTCCTTGGACTTGCATACCAGGGACTCAACGCCAACAACCTCCTCTTTGACCTGGTTAAGGAGAACGGTAAGGGTACAGTCGGTACAGTGATAGCTTCACTGGTGGAAAGGGCAGTCGAGGACGGAGTCGTTAAGGTGGCCAGGGAGATGAACTCAGGCTACAAGGTCTACGAACCAGCCGACTGGGCGCTCTGGAATGCATACGCAGCAACAGGACTCCTTGCAGCAACAATAGTCAACGTGGGAGCAGCAAGGGCAGCCCAGGGCGTTGCATCAACAGTGCTCTACTACAACGACATACTTGAATACGAGACAGGCCTCCCAGGTGTGGACTTCGGAAGGGCCATGGGTACAGCAGTAGGATTCTCATTCTTCAGCCACTCCATCTACGGTGGAGGAGGTCCAGGTATATTCCACGGAAACCACGTCGTAACAAGGCACAGTAAGGGATTCGCCCTGCCATGCGTGGCTGCAGCCATGTGTCTTGACGCAGGAACACAGATGTTCTCAGTTGAAAAGACATCAGGACTCATAGGATCCGTTTACAGCGAAATAGACTACTTCAGAGAACCAATAGTCAACGTTGCAAAAGGTGCTGCAGAGATAAAGGACCAGTTATAGGCTTAAATGGGGAGTTAAAATGCAGGAAACAGGATTCGTCGATGTTAAAATATTTCCCCAGAGGCTCCTGAAACCAGAAACCGTTGAGAAACTGCTGAACAGAATCTACGGGCTTGAAGGTATAGTCAGGGTACTGGTTCATGGACCGTCGATACCCGACAGGGTATACTATGGACCTGCCAGGGGCACCGAGGTTAAACACAGCGACCGGAGAAGGATAAAGGTACGTGGAGAGGAGGTTGAACTCCGCGTTAAGGTCGGTGAGGTCATAGTCGGGATACTCCCGGAGGCCCTGGAGGAGAACATGAATAAAATCGATGAAATCCTGAATGAAGTGCTCCCCTGCCCCTATAAGGTATTCATAGGTGCCTTCACAAAGAAGGACATCACCATATCCGATTACCTCAAATACGGTCTCAACTTTGAGGACAAAATCGATCCCAGGATAATAGGTATGGCTGATCCAAGTTCAAGGGTGAAGGACACCGTTGTTAACATAAAATGATTGTGAGGTTATGATATGTCTTACAAAGCCCAGTACACTCCTGGAGAAACCCAGATAGCTGAAAACAGAAGAAAACACATGGACCCTGATTACGAATTCCGTAAATTAAGGGAAGTATCAGACGAGGACCTGGTTAAGGTCCTGGGACACAGAAACCCTGGTGAAAGTTACAAGTCAGTGCACCCACCACTGGATGAGATGGACTTCGAGGAGGACATCGTCAGGGACATGGTTGAACCCATACAGGGTGCAAAGGAAGGTGTGAGGGTCAGGTACATCCAGTTCGCAGACTCCATGTACAATGCACCTGCCCAGCCCTATGACAGGGCAAGGACCTACATGTGGAGGTACCGCGGTGTTGACACAGGTACACTCTCAGGAAGGCAGGTCATTGAAATGAGGGAACTGGACCTTGAGGGAGTCTCAAAGGAACTGGTTGAAACAGAACTCTTCGACCCTGCAACAACAGGTATAAGGGGCGCAACTGTCCACGGACACTCCCTCCGACTCGATGAAAACGGTCTCATGTTCGACGCCCTCCAGAGGTACGTCTTTGATGAGGAGAAGGGCCACGTGGTCTACGTCAAGGACCAGGTTGGAAGGCCCCTTGACGAGCCAGTGGACATGGGCCAGCCCCTCGGTGAGGATGAACTCAAGAAGATCACCACAATCTACAGGAAGGACAACATCGCTATGAGGGATGATAAAGAGGCAATTGAAGTTGTTGAAAACATACACACCGGCCGTACCCTGGGCGGATTCGGTATGGACGTATTCAAGGATGACCTAAGAAAAAGGCTAGGTGATGATTAATGGATGAAAAGAAACTATTCCTTAAGGCTTTAAAGAAGAAGTTTGAGGGGGAGGACCCTGACGAAAAATACACAAACTTCTACTGCTTCGGCGGATGGGAACAGTCCGCACGTAAAAAAGAATTTACAGAGTACGCCAAGAAGGCGGCTGAAAAGAGGGGTGGAATACCATTCTACAACCCAGACATAGGTGTGCCACTGGGTCAGAGGAAACTCATGGCATACAGAGTCTCAGGAACAGACGCCTATGTTGAAGGTGACGACCTCCACTTTGTGAACAATGCAGCCATCCAGCAGATGGTGGACGACATAAAGAGGACAGTCATAGTGGGTATGGACACAGCACACGCAGTCCTTGAGAAGAGGCTGGGTGTGGAGGTAACCCCCGAGACAATCAACGAGTACATGGAGGCAATCAACCACGCCCTCCCAGGAGGTGCAGTGGTCCAGGAACACATGGTGGAGGTTCACCCAGGACTCGTGGAGGACTGCTACGCCAAGATCTTCACAGGCGACGACAACCTGGCAGATGAGCTGGACAAGAGGATACTCATAGACATAAACAAGGAGTTCCCTGAAGAGCAGGCCGAGCAGATCAAAAGCTACATTGGAAACAGGACATACCAGGTTAACAGGGTCCCAACAATAGTCGTGAGGACCTGTGACGGAGGTACAGTTTCAAGATGGTCTGCAATGCAGATCGGTATGAGCTTCATATCCGCCTACAAACTCTGTGCAGGTGAAGCAGCAATCGCTGACTTCTCATACGCTGCAAAACACGCAGACGTTATAGAGATGGGTACAATAATGCCTGCCAGGAGGGCAAGGGGACCAAACGAGCCAGGTGGAGTGGCATTCGGTACCTTTGCAGATATAGTTCAGGCCTCAAGGGTTTCAGATGACCCTGCGAACGTTTCACTTGAGGTCATAGCCGGTGCAGCAGCACTCTACGACCAGGTATGGCTCGGATCATACATGTCAGGTGGTGTTGGATTCACCCAGTACGCAACAGCAGCCTACACCGATGATATCCTGGACGACTTCGTCTACTATGGTATGGAGTACGTGGATGACAAGTACGGAATCTGCGGAACAAAACCAACAATGGACGTAGTCCGGGACATCTCAACAGAGGTCACACTCTACAGCCTCGAACAGTACGAGGAATACCCAACACTCCTCGAGGACCACTTTGGAGGATCACAGAGGGCAGCTGTTGCAGCCGCGGCAGCAGGATGTTCCACAGCCTTTGCAACAGGAAACTCAAATGCTGGTATCAACGGATGGTACCTCAGCCAGATACTCCACAAGGAGGCCCACAGCAGGCTCGGATTCTACGGCTACGACCTCCAGGACCAGTGCGGTGCATCCAATTCACTCTCAATCAGGAGCGACGAGGGACTCATACACGAACTCCGTGGACCTAACTATCCAAACTACGCCATGAACGTGGGACACCAGCCAGAGTACGCAGGTATAGCCCAGGCACCACACGCTGCAAGGGGAGACGCCTTCTGTACAAACCCACTCATAAAGGTTGCATTTGCAGATAAGGACCTCGCCTTTGACTTCACATCACCAAGGAAGTCAATCGCAGCAGGTGCCCTCAGGGAGTTCATGCCAGAGGGTGAAAGGGACCTCATCATACCAGCTGGAAAATAATTCCAGCATAAAACCCTTTTATTTTTAAAAATAAATTTCAAAAGCTAATTCTGATCTCTAATTTTGTGTCAGTTAACTGACCTGTTTTAGTTAAATCTGTGTCTGAAGAAAAAGTTATTTTTTCTGTTTTATGTAAATTCTGTGCTTATCGAGGTCCAGCCTTGTGAGTTTTCCTTCAAACTTCCTTGTTGAGTTAAGGACATCCGTTGCTTTGATTCCATCTTCAAGGACCTCAATTAATATAACGTCCTCCATGAGGAGTTCTCCATCCTCTGAGTACAGGTTTGATTCACACATCGTTTCACCATCCAGATGCATCGAGATTTGGGGTTATCTTTATTATCAGATATAAATTTTTTCATTATTAATCATGTTCTTTTTTGCTGTGGCACGCAATATACCTTCCCCTCCCACCAGGGACCTCACCATCATCCATAACAACCTCTCCACGGACAATGGTCATCACAGCATCCCCCCGGTACCTGAAACCCTCAAATGGCGTGTAATGGGCCCTGCTGTAGAATTCATCGGCACTTATCTCCCCTTCTCTCCTCAGATCGACAACAGTGAAATCGGCGTCCATCCCCTCCCTTATGAATCCCTTGGAAGCCAGTCCGAAGATCCTGGCCGGCCCCTCTGCAAGCATTCTCCTTATGGTTGAAATGTTCATCCTGCCCTCTGAAACCAGCGTGAGAAGAACTCTGAGGACAACCTCAAGGTTTGGTATACCTGGAGGCGCCTCCCAGACACCCATCTCCTTTTCAGGTAGTGTATGGGGGGCATGATCGGTTCCAATTATATCTATATCAGGAAGATCCCCTGGGGATAATCCAGTTTCAGCTGACCTCAGGGGGGGATTGGTCTTTGCAAGATTACCGAACCTCCTGAGATACCCTGAGTCCAGGAGGAGGTGGTGTGGTGTAACCTCGCAGGTAATATACCCCCTGAAGGGTTCAATGAACCGGAGGGCCCTCCTGGTGCTGAGGTGACATATGTGGACGGGGTGCCTGTAATGGTATGCGAGCGCCGCCGCCTCTGCAACCGAGACCTCCTCTGCGAGTGGTGGCCTTGCCAGGGAGTAGGCGTAGGGTTCCTCCACTTCCCCGAGATTTTCACGGGAATGCCTTATTATTTCCCTGTTTTCACAGTGCAGGGTGATGGGCACCCCCGACCCGAGATCCCTGAGTCTCCTGAAGAGGACATCAACCTTACCCATTTCAATGGAGTCCATGAAGACCTTGAATGAGGCCGGACCAAATTTGAGTATCCCCTCAACCTCTGAGGGGTCAGAGTAGCCTGCGTGAAGCCCAAAGTCAACCACACTCTTACGCTCACCAATCTTTATTTTCCTTTTAAACTCAGATGTGGTGTCTGCTGGCGGCACGGTGTTTGGCATGTCAATGACGGTGCTGAAGCCTCCACGGGCAGCGGCCATTGAACCGGACCTGAAATCCTCCTTGTACTCCAGTCCCGGGTCCCTGAAGTGCACATGGGCATCTATGAGCCCTGGGAGCACATGATAACCCCGAAGGTCAATCCTCTCAGATGCATCCATCCTCCCACGGGTTATCTTAACTATCCTTCCATCATCAACACCTATATTGAAGGTTCCCCTCTCGGTTCTGCAGTTTTCAAGGAAGAGGTCAACTGGCATGGTATCATCCACTTAAATTATTTACCCCCCTCTTTATATTAATTAACATGCCTTCAGAGGAATTTCTCGGGAGTATAATTGAAAGGGACCTTGAACTCATCAGGGCGGACTCCATCAATGAACCGGAATACGGTGACCATGCATCTGAACCAGGGATCATGGCAGACTTCACAGAGTACTCCCCCTTTCACAGGGGCCACAGGCACTGCATGCTGGAGGCGAAAAGGCTCAGACCGGGCGCCCTCTTCGTTGCTGTAATACCGGGACCCCTTGAGAGGAGTGGGAGGGGCGTCCCCTACATAATGACCCGCCAGGCAAGGGCGGAGATAGCCATCAGGGCAGGGGCTGATATAGTGGTTGAGGGCCCTCCCATGGGTGTTATGGGTTCGGGCCAGTACTCCCTCTGCCTTGCAAGGATGTTCAGGGCACTCGATGCTGACTGGATACCCCGCGGCTACAGGCCGGTTGATGGATTTGATGAGGTCCTTGAGAGGATAAGGAGGGGCCACAGGGTTGTGCCAAGGCCCTACAGGATAGTGGACCTTGACACCTCTGAGACCGTACTTGAGGGTAAACTTGAGGAGGACAACTATGTCATAGCATCCCTTGCAGGGGCCCTCGGGAAGATCGGATTCAACTTCAGAAATAAGTTCATATTCATAAGAAGACTTGAGGGTGTGAGCGGAACCAGAATACGGGAGGCGGTATCCCGGGGCGAAATTGGGGAAGTCGCAGATATGCTACCTGCCGAGACGGTTGAGGTCCTTGAAAGGGAAATTTCAGAGGGAAGGGCGCCCCTACATGATATGAGGCTCTCAAGCGAGATACTCAGAAACGCCAACAGCCTTGAAATTGAAGAACTCAAGGATCTCAACCTCTTCGATGATGTAACAGCATCTGCAGTAGTAAGGAAAAGACCATACCATTCAACTGCTGAGGTTGAGGCCGCCATACCCCCATCATTCAGCAGGCACCACAGGCAGCGCATAATCTCGGTCCTCGAGGCAAAGGTTCATAAGGGACTGGTCCATAAATATATAGAAAATTATCCATCTGTAATTCGAATTCTTGCATTTAAGGATAAAGAGATCCTTGGAGAATTTAAGGATAGAATACCACACAGGAGGCTAGAGATATGGCAGTGAATAAAGGAGACTTTATAAAAATCGAATTCACAGGTAAGGTCAAGGAGACCGGTGAGGTCTTTGACACAACAGACGAGGAAGTGGCTAAGGAGGCTGGACTTCAGATAAAGAAGACCTTTGGCCCCATACCAGTCGTTGTTGGAGGAGGACACCTCATAAAGGGTCTTGATGAGGCCGTTATCGGAATGGAGGAAGGCGAGGAAAAACACGTTGAAATTGAACCAGAGGACGCCTTCGGTAACAGGGACCCAAAACTTGTCCAGCTCATACCCATGGGCGAATTCAAGAGGCAGGGAATAAAGCCCTACCCTGGAATGCCCCTGACTGTTGAGGGACATGAGGGCAGGGTCCTCAACGTCTCAGGTGGACGCGTGAGGGTGGACTTCAACCATGAACTTGCAGGTAAAATCCTCGAATACGACCTGAAGGTCACTGAGATAATCACAGATGATGTTGAAAAGGTAAAGAGCATGATACAGCTCCACTACCCATCCCAGAACATGGACATCGACAAGACAGAGGTTGAAATAGATGATGGGCGCGTGAGGATCTGCATGGATGAGATGACACGCTTTGATAACAGGTCCTACATGGATGTTACCCTCACAAGGTTCAGGATAGCGAAGGACGTCTGGGAGAACATTGAGGGCGTCACCAAGGTTGAATTTGCCGATGTATTTGAGAAGAGGGAAGAGGAGAAAGATGAGGATTCAGAGGAATAACTTCCTCAGAATCCACAAATACTTGATTGATTCTTGTAGAGAACATAACTTCAGAAGGAATTGCTGATTCTATTTTCATTTCACTGATGAGCTCACGATAAGAACTCACTTTTCCAAAAATTATTAGGACCCCTAAAGAGAACAATATAATATGGATCCCCAGAGAGATGCACTCAGAAT is part of the Methanothermobacter sp. K4 genome and encodes:
- a CDS encoding peptidylprolyl isomerase, which encodes MAVNKGDFIKIEFTGKVKETGEVFDTTDEEVAKEAGLQIKKTFGPIPVVVGGGHLIKGLDEAVIGMEEGEEKHVEIEPEDAFGNRDPKLVQLIPMGEFKRQGIKPYPGMPLTVEGHEGRVLNVSGGRVRVDFNHELAGKILEYDLKVTEIITDDVEKVKSMIQLHYPSQNMDIDKTEVEIDDGRVRICMDEMTRFDNRSYMDVTLTRFRIAKDVWENIEGVTKVEFADVFEKREEEKDEDSEE
- the mcrG gene encoding coenzyme-B sulfoethylthiotransferase subunit gamma → MSYKAQYTPGETQIAENRRKHMDPDYEFRKLREVSDEDLVKVLGHRNPGESYKSVHPPLDEMDFEEDIVRDMVEPIQGAKEGVRVRYIQFADSMYNAPAQPYDRARTYMWRYRGVDTGTLSGRQVIEMRELDLEGVSKELVETELFDPATTGIRGATVHGHSLRLDENGLMFDALQRYVFDEEKGHVVYVKDQVGRPLDEPVDMGQPLGEDELKKITTIYRKDNIAMRDDKEAIEVVENIHTGRTLGGFGMDVFKDDLRKRLGDD
- a CDS encoding CooT family nickel-binding protein; this translates as MCESNLYSEDGELLMEDVILIEVLEDGIKATDVLNSTRKFEGKLTRLDLDKHRIYIKQKK
- a CDS encoding nucleotidyltransferase family protein, which encodes MPSEEFLGSIIERDLELIRADSINEPEYGDHASEPGIMADFTEYSPFHRGHRHCMLEAKRLRPGALFVAVIPGPLERSGRGVPYIMTRQARAEIAIRAGADIVVEGPPMGVMGSGQYSLCLARMFRALDADWIPRGYRPVDGFDEVLERIRRGHRVVPRPYRIVDLDTSETVLEGKLEEDNYVIASLAGALGKIGFNFRNKFIFIRRLEGVSGTRIREAVSRGEIGEVADMLPAETVEVLEREISEGRAPLHDMRLSSEILRNANSLEIEELKDLNLFDDVTASAVVRKRPYHSTAEVEAAIPPSFSRHHRQRIISVLEAKVHKGLVHKYIENYPSVIRILAFKDKEILGEFKDRIPHRRLEIWQ
- the mcrA gene encoding coenzyme-B sulfoethylthiotransferase subunit alpha, yielding MDEKKLFLKALKKKFEGEDPDEKYTNFYCFGGWEQSARKKEFTEYAKKAAEKRGGIPFYNPDIGVPLGQRKLMAYRVSGTDAYVEGDDLHFVNNAAIQQMVDDIKRTVIVGMDTAHAVLEKRLGVEVTPETINEYMEAINHALPGGAVVQEHMVEVHPGLVEDCYAKIFTGDDNLADELDKRILIDINKEFPEEQAEQIKSYIGNRTYQVNRVPTIVVRTCDGGTVSRWSAMQIGMSFISAYKLCAGEAAIADFSYAAKHADVIEMGTIMPARRARGPNEPGGVAFGTFADIVQASRVSDDPANVSLEVIAGAAALYDQVWLGSYMSGGVGFTQYATAAYTDDILDDFVYYGMEYVDDKYGICGTKPTMDVVRDISTEVTLYSLEQYEEYPTLLEDHFGGSQRAAVAAAAAGCSTAFATGNSNAGINGWYLSQILHKEAHSRLGFYGYDLQDQCGASNSLSIRSDEGLIHELRGPNYPNYAMNVGHQPEYAGIAQAPHAARGDAFCTNPLIKVAFADKDLAFDFTSPRKSIAAGALREFMPEGERDLIIPAGK
- the pyrC gene encoding dihydroorotase — encoded protein: MPVDLFLENCRTERGTFNIGVDDGRIVKITRGRMDASERIDLRGYHVLPGLIDAHVHFRDPGLEYKEDFRSGSMAAARGGFSTVIDMPNTVPPADTTSEFKRKIKIGERKSVVDFGLHAGYSDPSEVEGILKFGPASFKVFMDSIEMGKVDVLFRRLRDLGSGVPITLHCENREIIRHSRENLGEVEEPYAYSLARPPLAEEVSVAEAAALAYHYRHPVHICHLSTRRALRFIEPFRGYITCEVTPHHLLLDSGYLRRFGNLAKTNPPLRSAETGLSPGDLPDIDIIGTDHAPHTLPEKEMGVWEAPPGIPNLEVVLRVLLTLVSEGRMNISTIRRMLAEGPARIFGLASKGFIREGMDADFTVVDLRREGEISADEFYSRAHYTPFEGFRYRGDAVMTIVRGEVVMDDGEVPGGRGRYIACHSKKEHD
- the mcrB gene encoding coenzyme-B sulfoethylthiotransferase subunit beta; protein product: MPMYEDRIDLYGADGKLLEEDVPLEAVSPLKNPTIANLVSDVKRSVAVNLAGIEGSLKKAALGGKSNFIPGREVELPIVENAEAIAEKVKKLVQTSEDDDTNIRLINNGQQILVQVPTTRMGVAADYTVSALVTGAAVVQAIIDEFDVDMFDANAVKTAVMGRYPQTVDFTGANLSTLLGPPVLLEGLGYGLRNIMANHVVAITRKNTLNASALSSILEQTAMFETGDAVGAFERMHLLGLAYQGLNANNLLFDLVKENGKGTVGTVIASLVERAVEDGVVKVAREMNSGYKVYEPADWALWNAYAATGLLAATIVNVGAARAAQGVASTVLYYNDILEYETGLPGVDFGRAMGTAVGFSFFSHSIYGGGGPGIFHGNHVVTRHSKGFALPCVAAAMCLDAGTQMFSVEKTSGLIGSVYSEIDYFREPIVNVAKGAAEIKDQL
- the mcrD gene encoding methyl-coenzyme M reductase operon protein D — its product is MQETGFVDVKIFPQRLLKPETVEKLLNRIYGLEGIVRVLVHGPSIPDRVYYGPARGTEVKHSDRRRIKVRGEEVELRVKVGEVIVGILPEALEENMNKIDEILNEVLPCPYKVFIGAFTKKDITISDYLKYGLNFEDKIDPRIIGMADPSSRVKDTVVNIK